One Flavobacterium sp. 90 DNA segment encodes these proteins:
- the traN gene encoding conjugative transposon protein TraN produces the protein MKKYNLIYLICLVLVSITCFAQLNNRKTNYNADNLVNLNIGYSKTTSLVFPYAIKSMDKGSSDIIIQKAKGVENILLLKAGKVDFIQTNVTIVTADSRLFVFVLNYNEDCPDLNVNADNLSVVNEDIVFSLENENQKKIEQLASLVLSKKKKTKGLQQAKSEMKVAVDGIFVNQDVLYFRIAVENTSKINYEIDQLRFFIRDQKKSKRTASQEIELVPLYTTNGGKVIADRSEVTFVYALPKFTIPEKKYLTIQLIEKNGGRQLEVDINNNLTKKISSL, from the coding sequence ATGAAAAAATATAACTTGATTTATTTGATCTGCTTGGTCCTTGTTTCCATAACTTGCTTTGCGCAGCTGAATAATAGAAAGACGAATTATAATGCCGATAATCTTGTAAATCTGAATATTGGCTATTCAAAAACAACAAGTCTTGTTTTTCCCTACGCAATTAAAAGTATGGATAAAGGAAGTTCAGATATTATAATTCAGAAAGCAAAAGGCGTTGAAAATATACTTCTTCTTAAAGCCGGCAAAGTTGATTTCATTCAGACGAATGTCACTATAGTCACGGCAGACAGCAGGCTTTTTGTATTTGTCTTAAATTACAACGAAGATTGTCCTGATTTAAATGTAAACGCTGATAATCTGTCTGTGGTAAATGAGGATATAGTATTTTCACTGGAAAATGAAAATCAGAAGAAGATAGAGCAGTTAGCGTCTCTAGTGTTGTCTAAAAAGAAAAAGACAAAGGGACTGCAGCAAGCCAAATCTGAAATGAAGGTTGCAGTGGACGGCATTTTTGTTAATCAGGATGTTCTGTATTTCAGGATTGCAGTGGAGAATACTTCAAAAATCAATTACGAGATTGATCAGCTGCGTTTTTTTATCCGCGATCAGAAAAAGTCAAAACGAACAGCGTCACAGGAAATTGAACTTGTGCCCCTTTACACAACCAATGGCGGGAAAGTTATCGCCGACAGATCTGAAGTGACTTTTGTGTATGCACTTCCAAAATTTACAATACCCGAAAAAAAATATCTGACAATCCAGCTAATTGAAAAGAATGGGGGCAGACAGCTTGAGGTGGATATTAACAATAACCTGACAAAGAAAATATCTTCATTATAG
- a CDS encoding conjugal transfer protein TraI, with translation MKTRIITCLICLLLVSTPARPAEKSAVLPILEIVKAVTKKVIKAIDLRIQRLQNKTIWLQNAQKQLENVLSKLKLDEISDWTQKQKELYKGYYQELSKVKSVITYYQRIKEITKKQTKLVQEYEKAWNLFRQDFHFKEDEIRYMEHVYNGILEESVKNMDQIFLILESFTTEMSDLKRLEIINKASDEIDSNYDDLKLFNQQNILLSLQRAKTESEVNQTKQFYGIP, from the coding sequence ATGAAAACAAGAATAATTACCTGTCTGATCTGTCTGCTGCTAGTTAGCACTCCTGCAAGACCGGCAGAAAAAAGCGCTGTACTGCCGATACTTGAAATTGTAAAAGCAGTCACTAAAAAAGTAATCAAAGCGATAGATCTGCGAATCCAGAGACTGCAGAACAAAACAATCTGGCTTCAAAATGCACAGAAACAGCTTGAAAATGTGCTGTCTAAATTAAAACTGGATGAAATCTCGGATTGGACACAGAAACAAAAAGAACTTTATAAAGGTTATTACCAGGAGCTGAGTAAAGTCAAATCTGTAATTACCTATTATCAAAGAATAAAGGAAATTACCAAGAAGCAGACCAAACTGGTTCAGGAGTATGAAAAAGCATGGAACCTGTTTCGCCAGGATTTTCATTTTAAGGAAGATGAAATTCGCTACATGGAGCATGTGTACAACGGTATTTTGGAAGAAAGTGTAAAGAATATGGATCAGATATTTTTAATACTGGAATCTTTCACCACTGAGATGAGTGATTTAAAAAGACTTGAAATCATTAATAAGGCCTCTGATGAAATCGACTCGAACTACGATGACCTTAAACTGTTTAATCAGCAGAATATTTTGCTTAGTCTTCAGAGAGCCAAAACAGAGTCGGAAGTAAATCAAACAAAACAATTTTACGGAATTCCGTAA
- a CDS encoding GIY-YIG nuclease family protein, with amino-acid sequence MRVKKIFSKISEESSFDAERLEKENPQYWKKLKQQFDTGRQIVAVQLHNGLDRLNEKTLRYYLMEYAHRYLKIGPNSFPTSFNALEPFFIYNHHNSIIQLVDQEESYGVSLIDFLNFVTGAHFNLEEIDFYENIPEKVIFHFTFATGFDEINFSNNQSTKFHVGGLSLVRQGNEVSILLQAGESYDKEKASEYFNEITRKTVEDSISPYKKSLGLTIEENDEIPKVVFFDDNEDLWAHSVSLLFDIEKKSIDIRHVARDENLSFVVYTDDYNAIFLRAETSEQEKKEFIENNEKKLSNYNAVFDFAKYCMALPYYVFENEERIIDTTYETGLKSILGGVLSKRKYNTVPGNFKIYAKPFYYLESDNQLVLKKTELDDDSFNIEKSGFWKRIGINEEGFDKNGRKIIGKTWVERNDVYYTAPKGITKIEEVEIYENENAGYVYVMRQPTHEQNIFKIGLTKRNIETRSRELSNTSSVDKFFVVNSYYTKDCVEAEKKIHEELKFYRLSDRREFFKCDLRKIIDTCDRIIKEINKN; translated from the coding sequence ATGAGAGTTAAAAAGATATTTTCCAAAATCAGCGAAGAATCATCTTTTGATGCAGAAAGATTAGAAAAGGAAAACCCACAATATTGGAAAAAATTAAAGCAACAGTTTGATACTGGTAGACAAATTGTGGCAGTTCAACTTCATAATGGACTAGATAGATTAAACGAGAAAACATTAAGATATTATCTTATGGAATATGCTCACAGATATCTTAAAATCGGGCCAAATTCTTTTCCAACATCTTTTAATGCGCTTGAACCATTTTTTATCTACAATCATCATAATTCTATTATACAATTAGTTGATCAAGAAGAATCTTATGGTGTGTCTTTAATCGACTTTCTCAACTTTGTAACTGGGGCACACTTCAATTTGGAAGAAATTGATTTTTATGAAAACATACCAGAAAAAGTCATCTTTCATTTTACCTTTGCAACAGGTTTTGATGAAATTAATTTTTCTAATAATCAAAGTACAAAATTTCACGTTGGGGGATTGTCATTAGTGAGACAAGGAAATGAAGTGTCAATATTATTACAAGCTGGAGAATCTTATGACAAAGAAAAAGCGTCTGAGTATTTTAATGAGATAACAAGAAAGACTGTTGAAGATTCCATAAGCCCTTATAAGAAATCACTTGGACTTACTATAGAAGAAAACGACGAAATTCCAAAAGTTGTTTTTTTTGATGATAATGAAGATTTATGGGCGCACTCAGTGTCACTATTATTTGACATAGAGAAAAAATCGATCGACATAAGACACGTCGCAAGAGATGAAAATTTAAGTTTTGTGGTGTATACCGATGATTACAATGCTATATTCTTAAGAGCCGAAACTTCTGAACAGGAAAAGAAAGAATTTATCGAAAATAATGAAAAAAAATTAAGCAATTACAATGCTGTTTTTGACTTTGCCAAATATTGTATGGCTTTACCGTATTATGTTTTCGAGAATGAAGAAAGAATTATTGATACTACATACGAAACTGGATTAAAGTCAATACTTGGTGGTGTCCTTTCAAAAAGAAAGTATAATACTGTTCCTGGCAATTTTAAAATTTATGCAAAACCATTTTATTATTTAGAGTCCGATAATCAATTAGTTCTTAAAAAAACTGAATTAGATGATGACAGTTTCAATATCGAAAAATCTGGTTTCTGGAAAAGAATTGGAATCAATGAGGAAGGATTTGATAAAAATGGACGCAAAATTATTGGAAAAACTTGGGTAGAAAGAAATGATGTATATTACACTGCACCCAAAGGAATTACAAAAATTGAAGAGGTGGAAATATATGAAAATGAAAATGCAGGATATGTATACGTTATGAGACAACCAACTCATGAACAGAATATTTTTAAAATTGGATTAACTAAACGAAACATTGAAACTAGAAGCAGGGAACTTTCCAATACCAGCTCTGTTGATAAATTTTTTGTCGTAAATAGTTATTATACAAAAGATTGTGTAGAGGCGGAAAAGAAAATTCATGAGGAACTTAAGTTTTATAGATTAAGCGATAGAAGAGAATTTTTTAAGTGTGATTTGAGAAAGATAATTGACACTTGTGACAGGATTATTAAAGAAATAAACAAAAATTAA
- a CDS encoding TerB family tellurite resistance protein, with product MKKTVFTVVMILLFLVPLKAEAQSAEIQQLILNIEKLSQFKKILSDMKKGYELLSGGYKTVKDMTEGNFSLHKTFLDALMQVSSTVKNYKRVGEIVNLQILLVRESKKGFSSFAKSGSFSQQELSYFEKVYGNLLDQSLRNLDQLIMVVTADKLRMSDDERLEAIDAVYLEMQDKISFLRDFNASSNVLLLQRAKESNDISASKQFHELKN from the coding sequence ATGAAAAAAACAGTGTTTACAGTAGTCATGATCTTGTTATTCTTAGTTCCGTTAAAAGCAGAAGCCCAGTCTGCTGAAATCCAGCAGCTGATCTTAAATATTGAAAAGTTATCCCAGTTCAAGAAGATTTTAAGTGATATGAAAAAAGGCTATGAACTTCTTTCGGGAGGGTACAAGACTGTAAAAGATATGACTGAAGGGAATTTCAGCCTCCATAAAACTTTTTTGGATGCCCTGATGCAGGTATCATCGACGGTAAAAAATTACAAAAGAGTAGGTGAAATTGTAAATCTGCAGATCCTTCTGGTCAGGGAAAGTAAAAAAGGGTTCAGCAGCTTTGCAAAAAGCGGCAGTTTCAGCCAGCAGGAACTCAGTTATTTTGAAAAAGTGTACGGCAATCTTCTGGATCAGAGCCTAAGAAATCTTGACCAGCTTATAATGGTTGTAACGGCTGATAAACTCAGGATGTCAGACGACGAAAGGCTCGAGGCAATAGATGCTGTCTATCTGGAGATGCAGGATAAGATCTCCTTTCTTAGAGATTTTAATGCATCATCAAACGTGCTGCTTCTGCAGAGAGCAAAAGAATCAAATGATATTTCCGCTTCCAAGCAATTTCACGAATTAAAAAACTAA
- a CDS encoding DUF4134 domain-containing protein, whose product MKKWRWKLRSFLQKRKVLITSFLLGVLINGNGFAQDGVAGINEANQKVRSYFDAGTELMYAVGAILGLIGAVKVYQKWNAGDPDTGKVAAAWFGSCVFLVVVATVIKSFFGV is encoded by the coding sequence ATGAAAAAGTGGAGATGGAAATTAAGGAGTTTTTTACAGAAAAGAAAGGTACTAATTACTTCTTTTCTTTTAGGGGTACTCATCAACGGAAATGGATTTGCCCAGGACGGAGTAGCCGGAATAAATGAAGCGAATCAGAAAGTGAGGAGTTATTTTGATGCAGGTACAGAACTTATGTATGCTGTTGGAGCTATACTGGGCCTTATTGGAGCAGTGAAGGTATACCAGAAATGGAATGCCGGTGATCCTGATACTGGTAAAGTGGCGGCAGCATGGTTCGGCAGCTGTGTTTTTCTTGTTGTAGTGGCAACTGTTATCAAATCATTCTTTGGAGTATAA
- the traM gene encoding conjugative transposon protein TraM, producing the protein METKTLSIKEVKKRKMLLVLPLITLPFITLLFYVLGGGRMEAAISSSEHKKGFNFKLPMPKFKEDSALDKLSYYDQAATDSLKLLEQIKKDPNYSTSTISKGLDDEFTAEDFEKHLFSKGIKGFNSTPLEQGNEKKIYEKIKALQKIISQPVTADSYGQDMSEFESYGRSKESSQEIKNLERMMASMGAAEEPDPELQQLGGMLENILDIQHPQRVQEKLKQSAESKKGKVFTVDPKKEIDISTSLQNTTSLLDNSKSNSFYSADESAEFDSPPNAVQAVIHEMQIIVNGSIVKLRLSSDINLQGTVIPKNTFLYGMASLKGERLEVKVDNIQFRNSIFPVELTVYDLDGISGIYIPGAINRDVAKASADRSIQTLGLTGVSDSWGAQAAGMGVEAAKSLLSKKVKLIKVVLKSGYQVLLYDEKQKNLK; encoded by the coding sequence ATGGAAACAAAAACACTATCGATAAAAGAAGTAAAAAAAAGAAAAATGCTTTTGGTTCTGCCTTTAATAACACTTCCATTTATAACATTATTATTTTACGTTTTGGGAGGCGGCAGAATGGAAGCGGCGATATCTTCCAGCGAGCATAAAAAAGGGTTTAATTTTAAGCTGCCCATGCCAAAATTTAAAGAAGATTCTGCCCTTGATAAATTGAGTTATTATGATCAGGCTGCCACCGACTCATTAAAGCTTTTGGAACAGATTAAAAAGGATCCTAATTATTCAACGAGTACAATTTCAAAGGGACTCGATGATGAATTTACGGCAGAAGATTTTGAGAAGCACCTGTTTTCAAAAGGCATTAAAGGATTCAATTCAACTCCACTAGAGCAGGGAAATGAAAAGAAAATATACGAAAAGATAAAAGCACTTCAAAAGATAATCAGCCAGCCTGTTACTGCCGATAGTTATGGACAGGACATGAGCGAATTTGAATCCTATGGCAGATCAAAAGAAAGTTCACAGGAGATAAAAAATCTCGAGCGGATGATGGCATCCATGGGAGCTGCAGAGGAACCTGATCCCGAACTGCAGCAGCTTGGCGGAATGCTTGAGAATATACTGGATATCCAGCATCCGCAGCGTGTACAGGAAAAATTAAAACAGTCCGCTGAAAGTAAAAAAGGGAAAGTATTTACTGTTGATCCTAAAAAAGAAATTGATATTTCCACATCATTACAGAATACCACAAGCTTGTTAGATAATTCAAAAAGTAATTCATTCTATTCCGCAGATGAGAGCGCAGAATTTGACAGCCCGCCGAATGCTGTTCAGGCTGTAATACATGAGATGCAGATCATTGTGAACGGATCAATTGTAAAACTGAGACTAAGCAGTGATATTAACCTGCAGGGGACTGTAATCCCTAAGAATACATTCCTGTATGGAATGGCATCGCTGAAAGGGGAGCGGCTCGAGGTTAAGGTGGATAATATCCAGTTTAGAAACTCAATTTTTCCAGTTGAACTGACAGTATATGATCTGGACGGGATTAGTGGGATTTATATTCCGGGCGCTATAAACAGGGATGTCGCAAAAGCCTCTGCCGATCGGTCGATACAGACTCTGGGCCTTACGGGCGTTTCAGATTCGTGGGGCGCACAGGCTGCCGGTATGGGAGTTGAGGCAGCAAAAAGTCTGCTGAGCAAAAAGGTCAAGCTCATTAAAGTTGTGCTAAAGTCGGGTTATCAGGTACTGCTTTATGATGAGAAACAAAAGAATTTGAAGTAA
- the traK gene encoding conjugative transposon protein TraK: MKNIDSAFRYVRGFTMLVIVGCVMICCYTVYKSFESVSLTRDKVYILANGKALEAYASDRRDNVPVEARDHVRTFHKLFFTLDPDDKVIKTNITKALYLADDSAKRIYDDLKENGFYSGIISGNISQTIQIDSVAIDIKEYPYTFSCYAKQNIIRTTSISKRNLITRGCLRNVSRSDNNPHGFLIERWETIENSDIGVENRK; the protein is encoded by the coding sequence ATGAAAAATATTGATTCGGCATTCAGATATGTAAGAGGCTTTACAATGCTTGTTATTGTCGGATGTGTAATGATTTGCTGCTATACTGTTTATAAAAGTTTTGAATCTGTGTCCCTGACACGCGATAAGGTATACATACTGGCGAACGGTAAGGCGCTTGAAGCGTATGCTTCTGACCGCAGGGATAATGTCCCGGTAGAAGCAAGAGACCACGTACGAACATTTCACAAGCTTTTCTTTACCCTTGATCCGGATGATAAAGTGATTAAAACAAATATTACAAAGGCACTTTATCTGGCCGATGACAGTGCAAAGCGGATCTATGATGACCTGAAAGAAAATGGCTTTTACTCAGGAATAATTTCGGGCAACATCAGCCAGACCATTCAGATTGACAGCGTAGCCATCGATATCAAAGAATATCCATACACGTTCAGCTGTTATGCCAAACAGAATATAATCAGGACTACGAGTATTTCGAAAAGAAACCTCATTACCAGAGGATGCCTTCGCAACGTCTCAAGAAGCGACAACAATCCGCATGGTTTTCTTATTGAACGCTGGGAAACCATAGAGAATAGTGATATTGGAGTAGAGAACAGGAAATAG
- the traJ gene encoding conjugative transposon protein TraJ: protein MILLKKFEKLFLIIGSLLFQSTIQAQGLGDDIQSLHSVLEQLYDEMMPLCSNLIAVGQGIAGFAAIWFIASRVWRHIANAEPIDFYPLFRPFVIGFCIMIFPSVLSLINGVMKPTVTATAAMVSGSNNAVAVLLKEKEKAIKETDPWKMYVGVTGSGDRDRWYKYTHDEDPSDESMLAGIGNDVKFAMEKASYNFRNSVKEWMSEVLIVLFESAALCIDTLRTFQLVVLSILGPLVFGIAVFDGFQHTLTVWLARYINIYLWLPVANIFGSIIGKIQELMLKLDLSQVQSTGDTFFSRTDIAYLIFMIIGIIGYFTVPSVANYIVHAAGGGALGQKVTSLFGSSANSIVSRTTQGAGMVLDAMGDADTRMTRSMASSAGSGPYFAEKGNYMGDKLSGNSKHT, encoded by the coding sequence ATGATTTTATTGAAAAAATTTGAAAAATTGTTTTTGATAATTGGGTCGCTGCTTTTTCAATCTACTATACAGGCTCAGGGACTAGGAGACGACATACAGAGTCTTCATTCGGTATTAGAACAGCTTTACGACGAGATGATGCCTTTATGCAGTAACTTAATAGCTGTAGGGCAGGGGATAGCAGGCTTTGCAGCGATCTGGTTTATCGCCTCGCGTGTGTGGCGCCATATTGCAAATGCCGAACCAATTGACTTTTATCCTCTTTTCAGGCCTTTTGTAATAGGATTCTGCATTATGATTTTCCCGTCTGTCCTGTCCCTTATCAATGGGGTTATGAAACCCACTGTAACTGCGACGGCAGCAATGGTATCAGGATCTAATAACGCGGTTGCTGTGCTTTTAAAGGAGAAGGAAAAAGCGATTAAAGAAACCGATCCCTGGAAAATGTATGTTGGCGTAACAGGATCGGGTGACAGGGACAGATGGTATAAATATACGCATGATGAAGATCCGTCGGATGAAAGCATGCTGGCTGGAATTGGCAACGATGTCAAATTTGCGATGGAAAAGGCCTCCTATAACTTTAGGAATTCGGTAAAGGAATGGATGAGCGAAGTGCTCATAGTGCTCTTTGAGTCGGCTGCGCTATGTATTGATACGTTAAGAACATTTCAATTGGTTGTATTGTCAATTCTCGGCCCTCTTGTATTTGGAATAGCCGTTTTTGATGGTTTTCAGCACACTCTGACTGTATGGCTGGCCAGGTATATCAATATTTATCTCTGGCTCCCTGTAGCCAATATTTTTGGAAGTATTATCGGGAAAATTCAGGAATTAATGCTGAAGCTTGATCTCTCGCAGGTGCAGTCAACCGGAGATACATTTTTCAGCAGGACAGACATTGCTTATTTAATATTTATGATTATCGGTATTATTGGCTACTTCACCGTTCCCTCGGTAGCAAACTATATTGTACATGCCGCGGGAGGTGGTGCTTTGGGACAGAAAGTTACCAGTTTATTTGGCAGCTCTGCAAATTCGATAGTTTCCAGAACGACTCAGGGTGCCGGAATGGTTCTCGATGCAATGGGCGACGCAGATACAAGAATGACTAGAAGCATGGCTTCTTCAGCAGGCAGCGGTCCATACTTTGCGGAAAAGGGAAATTATATGGGCGACAAACTCAGCGGGAACTCAAAGCATACCTAA
- a CDS encoding DUF6252 family protein, whose product MKKILPIALLVLSVVFTACSSDDNNDNKDPESSFSATINGKEWKPTKINMVTLIKVPGSGQRFDINVQDDSILLALACESELTNNDAMPLKQYNFFEDPTDNQVSNALFLNTYLYANGNSLTEHFPVSGKITITSMDASKKTVSGTFSFRNEKSQDEGAKIKVTTNPTPTVVEVTNGVFTNLSYTVIKTP is encoded by the coding sequence ATGAAAAAAATTCTGCCTATTGCATTACTTGTATTGTCTGTAGTTTTCACCGCTTGCAGCAGTGATGATAACAATGATAACAAAGATCCGGAAAGTTCGTTTTCGGCTACCATTAACGGTAAAGAATGGAAGCCAACAAAAATTAATATGGTTACTTTGATAAAAGTTCCAGGTTCTGGTCAGCGTTTTGATATTAATGTTCAGGATGATTCAATTTTGCTGGCATTGGCTTGTGAAAGCGAATTAACAAACAATGACGCAATGCCATTGAAACAATATAACTTTTTTGAAGATCCAACAGATAATCAAGTTAGTAATGCTTTGTTTCTAAATACTTATTTATATGCAAATGGAAATTCTTTGACAGAGCATTTTCCTGTATCAGGAAAAATTACAATTACTTCTATGGATGCTTCGAAAAAAACAGTATCGGGAACGTTTAGTTTTAGAAATGAAAAAAGTCAGGATGAAGGAGCTAAAATAAAAGTTACAACAAATCCAACTCCAACAGTAGTTGAAGTTACAAATGGAGTATTTACCAATTTATCTTATACAGTAATTAAAACTCCATAA
- a CDS encoding DUF4133 domain-containing protein — MVRQLCFSCCSGNCYQIILWSIMAVSVYQINKGINKSIEFKGLKAQYIWYLGGGGVSLMIVFAILYIMGIPSIMCIGIIAGSGTVLVVKIYKMSNTYGEHGMMKALARKQLPKNIRVNSRGIFII; from the coding sequence ATGGTTCGGCAGCTGTGTTTTTCTTGTTGTAGTGGCAACTGTTATCAAATCATTCTTTGGAGTATAATGGCAGTAAGCGTATACCAAATCAACAAAGGAATCAATAAAAGTATTGAATTCAAGGGACTAAAGGCGCAGTACATCTGGTATTTGGGCGGGGGGGGCGTATCGCTCATGATTGTTTTTGCAATCCTTTACATTATGGGTATTCCATCAATTATGTGTATTGGAATTATTGCGGGCTCTGGAACTGTTCTGGTAGTAAAAATCTATAAGATGAGTAATACTTATGGCGAACACGGCATGATGAAAGCGCTCGCCCGGAAGCAGCTTCCCAAAAATATAAGAGTCAACAGCAGAGGTATTTTTATAATATGA
- a CDS encoding TraG family conjugative transposon ATPase, whose amino-acid sequence MEKKIEEILPILDVEHDCILSKQGDVTIVFKVELPEIFTLSDQEYEAFHQSWIKAVKLLPKFCVFHKQDWFLEKGYKADFSNDDNSFLSRSSESFFNERPFLDHSCYIMLTKKPAGRKSSTSLFSTLIKNTPVPEETLKPQLLQDFLDSAGQFKRVLEDSGFVKLNRLKNEDLKSQSRKIGLIERYCFLSERESEFVFNDISFKDGLRIGDKYSQLFTLGDAADLPGLCGSRINFDRYSTDKTKFSIGFASTLGQLLSCNHIYNQYIFIEDAQKTIQKLESKRLRLQSLSAYSRENMIARDATNDFLNESISQQRLPVKAHFNVLAWTHSEENLKEIKNQVSSALAQMDAAAKQETVGAPQIYWAGLPGNAADFPMNDTFDTFTEQAVCFLNMETGYRSSLSPMGIRLGDRLTGKPVHVDISDEPVKKGICTNRNKFILGPSGSGKSFFTNHMVRSYYEQGTHVVLVDVGHSYKGLCDMVGGYYFTYDEKNPIRFNPFYISEGHSLDTEKKESIKTLLLALWKKGDETFNRSEYVALSNALQLYYEKLDSKKEIFPCFNSFYEFLRDEFVRILENDKVKEKDFDITNFLYVLRPYYKGGEFDYLLNATENLELLKERFIVFELDNIKDHPILFPVVTIIIMEVFISKMRKLKGIRKMILIEEAWKAIAKEGMAEYIKYLFKTVRKFFGEAIVVTQEVEDIISSPVVKQAIINNSDCKILLDQSKYQNKFDQIQELLGLTEKEKALVLSVNKANDPSKKYKEVFISLGGMSSKVYRTEVSLEEYLAYTTEESEKMKMNQYAAKFGGDIKKGIAAMANEIRIGK is encoded by the coding sequence ATGGAGAAGAAGATAGAAGAAATTTTACCGATACTGGATGTCGAACATGACTGCATCCTTTCGAAACAGGGAGACGTTACCATCGTATTTAAAGTAGAACTGCCTGAAATATTCACATTGTCTGATCAGGAATATGAGGCATTTCATCAGTCCTGGATTAAGGCAGTTAAGTTATTGCCGAAATTCTGCGTATTTCACAAGCAGGACTGGTTTTTGGAAAAAGGATACAAAGCTGATTTTTCAAATGATGATAACAGTTTCCTGAGCAGGAGCAGTGAAAGTTTTTTCAATGAAAGACCGTTTCTGGATCACAGCTGTTACATTATGCTGACTAAAAAGCCGGCGGGAAGAAAAAGTTCCACCTCATTATTTTCAACTCTGATCAAAAATACTCCTGTGCCGGAGGAAACTTTGAAGCCCCAGCTGCTGCAGGATTTTTTGGATTCGGCAGGACAGTTCAAAAGAGTACTGGAAGACAGTGGGTTTGTAAAGCTCAACAGGCTTAAAAATGAAGATCTGAAGAGCCAGAGCAGAAAGATTGGACTAATTGAACGATACTGTTTCTTATCAGAGCGGGAAAGTGAATTTGTATTTAATGATATCTCATTTAAAGACGGTCTGAGAATAGGGGATAAGTATAGTCAGCTCTTTACTCTCGGGGATGCGGCTGATCTTCCGGGACTGTGTGGATCACGTATAAATTTTGACCGTTACTCTACGGACAAAACTAAGTTCAGCATCGGTTTTGCTTCAACTCTGGGACAGCTTTTATCCTGTAATCACATCTATAACCAGTATATTTTTATTGAAGATGCACAGAAAACTATCCAGAAACTGGAGAGCAAAAGACTAAGGCTTCAATCGTTATCAGCCTACAGCCGTGAGAATATGATAGCCCGTGATGCGACAAACGATTTTCTCAATGAATCGATCTCGCAGCAGAGACTGCCTGTCAAAGCACATTTCAATGTATTGGCGTGGACCCATAGTGAGGAAAACCTAAAGGAAATAAAAAACCAGGTTTCATCTGCTCTGGCTCAGATGGATGCTGCCGCCAAACAGGAAACCGTTGGAGCTCCGCAGATATACTGGGCGGGACTTCCCGGTAATGCTGCTGATTTTCCAATGAATGACACTTTTGATACTTTCACCGAGCAGGCAGTCTGCTTTCTGAATATGGAAACGGGTTACCGTTCTTCATTAAGTCCTATGGGAATCCGATTGGGAGACCGGCTGACTGGAAAACCAGTACATGTAGACATAAGTGATGAGCCCGTCAAAAAAGGAATATGCACCAACCGCAATAAGTTTATACTTGGGCCATCGGGAAGCGGCAAGTCCTTTTTTACCAATCATATGGTTCGAAGCTATTATGAGCAGGGAACACATGTAGTGCTTGTGGATGTTGGTCACAGCTATAAAGGGCTATGTGATATGGTTGGCGGATATTACTTTACTTATGATGAGAAGAATCCCATACGCTTCAATCCTTTTTACATTTCAGAAGGGCACAGTCTGGATACTGAGAAAAAAGAAAGCATCAAAACACTCCTTTTGGCACTTTGGAAGAAAGGTGATGAAACATTTAACAGAAGCGAGTATGTGGCGCTTTCCAATGCGCTGCAGTTATACTATGAAAAACTCGATAGTAAAAAGGAGATTTTCCCGTGTTTTAACAGCTTCTATGAATTTTTAAGAGATGAGTTTGTCAGAATTCTGGAGAATGATAAAGTAAAGGAGAAAGATTTTGACATTACTAATTTTCTGTACGTTCTCAGGCCCTATTATAAAGGCGGTGAGTTTGACTATCTACTGAATGCAACAGAGAATCTGGAACTTTTGAAAGAACGTTTCATTGTATTTGAACTCGATAATATCAAAGATCATCCCATACTTTTTCCAGTGGTCACAATCATCATTATGGAGGTTTTTATCAGCAAGATGAGAAAACTCAAAGGAATCCGGAAAATGATTTTGATCGAAGAGGCTTGGAAGGCAATCGCAAAAGAAGGAATGGCAGAATATATCAAGTATTTATTCAAAACTGTGCGTAAGTTCTTTGGAGAAGCTATAGTAGTAACGCAGGAAGTGGAAGATATCATTTCTTCGCCGGTTGTCAAACAGGCAATCATCAATAACAGCGACTGTAAAATACTTTTGGATCAGAGCAAATACCAGAACAAATTTGACCAGATTCAGGAACTTCTGGGTCTGACGGAAAAAGAAAAAGCGCTCGTACTGTCAGTCAACAAAGCCAATGATCCCTCAAAAAAATACAAAGAAGTATTTATATCCTTGGGGGGCATGTCTTCCAAAGTATACCGGACAGAGGTCTCGCTGGAGGAATATCTTGCCTATACAACCGAAGAGAGCGAGAAGATGAAAATGAACCAATATGCGGCAAAGTTTGGCGGAGATATTAAAAAAGGAATTGCTGCAATGGCAAATGAAATAAGAATCGGAAAATAA